Proteins from a genomic interval of Plasmodium reichenowi strain SY57 chromosome 11, whole genome shotgun sequence:
- a CDS encoding hypothetical protein (conserved Plasmodium protein, unknown function) — MANANYNNARKYDNRTYNNNTNNRKPVSATKPSNNGPVRSNPSGNNTTNNTNNNVNSGMAKAGMDKYQQRSNVAYNNYDNTKSSNLNNNANNNLNNKKFNNETQIKSNPHTDTRMNNTGTTNNSSNPPNKPQASTNNNKSVNNNMKESDNFKKPTVGEGTIKTTSNVSTNNTTNDHARKNNINNSNVSNAQKVLTPEEKQKLNRPPTDPFKEKREDQVSQPQKQATEPSIKKNEKIKNVVPEEQSINKDTKNKEQTNDKNVSNAKNKGVDNDDKTLHKKKTFTDRIKSLFRKKSTKTKE, encoded by the coding sequence ATGGCAAATgcaaattataataatgcccgtaaatatgataatagaacttacaacaataatacaaataatagAAAACCTGTGAGCGCAACCAAACCTAGTAATAATGGTCCAGTAAGAAGTAATCCAAGCGGTAATAATACAACAAAcaatacaaataataatgtaaacAGTGGTATGGCAAAAGCAGGTATGGATAAATATCAACAACGTAGTAATGTagcatataataattatgataatacaaaaaGTAGTAATCTTAATAATAATgcaaataataatttaaataataaaaaatttaacaACGAAACACAAATAAAATCTAATCCTCATACTGATACTAGAATGAATAATACTGGTACTACtaataatagtagtaaCCCTCCCAACAAACCACAAGCCTCTAccaataataataaaagtgttaataataatatgaaagaaagtgataattttaaaaaaccAACCGTAGGAGAAGGTACCATAAAAACGACATCAAATGTGTCAACTAATAATACTACTAATGATCATGcaagaaaaaataatattaataatagCAATGTTTCTAATGCTCAGAAAGTATTAACACCtgaagaaaaacaaaaattgAATAGACCACCTACAGATCCATTTAAAGAAAAGAGAGAAGATCAAGTGTCACAACCACAAAAACAAGCAACTGAACCAtcaattaaaaaaaatgaaaagatCAAAAATGTGGTACCAGAAGAACaatcaataaataaagatactaaaaataaagaacaaacaaatgataaaaatgtttCCAATGCAAAGAATAAAGGAGTAGATAATGATGACAAAACATTacataagaaaaaaacTTTTACTGACAGAATTAAAAGTCTCTTTAGAAAAAAATCTACAAAAACGAAGGAATAA